The Pseudomonas sp. R4-35-07 genome contains a region encoding:
- the pilW gene encoding type IV pilus biogenesis/stability protein PilW: MPLRLALLLLVTGLATGCVSSGHDSPLQTGKGRDAARAAYVQLGLGYVQQGMNEQAKVPLKKALELEADDADANAALALVFKAQAEPELADQYFTKALASRPGDARLLNNYGSFLFEQKRYEQAAVYFRQASTDTLYPERSRVFENLGVTSVHLGQRELARQQLEKALLLNARQPRALLEMAELSYEDRHYVPARDYYERFSRLSGHNARSLLLGVRLATVHEERDTAARFGQQLERLYPGTPEYQQYLSEQ, encoded by the coding sequence ATGCCCTTGCGCCTTGCGCTGCTGTTGCTTGTTACCGGTCTTGCGACCGGTTGTGTTTCATCGGGCCATGACAGCCCTTTGCAAACCGGCAAGGGTCGTGACGCGGCGCGAGCGGCCTATGTGCAACTGGGCTTGGGCTATGTGCAACAAGGCATGAACGAGCAGGCCAAGGTGCCCTTGAAAAAGGCCCTCGAGCTGGAGGCCGATGATGCTGATGCCAATGCCGCGCTGGCGCTGGTGTTCAAGGCGCAGGCCGAGCCCGAGTTGGCAGATCAGTATTTCACCAAGGCGCTGGCTTCCCGTCCTGGCGACGCCCGGTTGCTGAACAACTACGGCAGCTTCCTGTTCGAGCAGAAGCGTTATGAGCAGGCCGCCGTTTATTTCCGGCAGGCCAGTACCGATACCCTTTATCCTGAGCGTTCGCGCGTCTTCGAGAACCTTGGGGTGACGTCGGTACACCTCGGCCAGCGCGAGCTTGCGCGCCAGCAACTGGAAAAAGCCCTGCTCCTGAACGCTCGCCAGCCACGCGCTTTGCTTGAAATGGCTGAGTTGTCTTACGAAGACAGGCATTATGTGCCGGCACGCGACTATTACGAGCGTTTCAGCCGGCTCAGCGGGCACAATGCACGTAGTCTGTTGCTCGGTGTGCGCCTGGCGACGGTTCATGAAGAACGCGACACGGCCGCACGTTTTGGCCAGCAACTCGAACGACTCTATCCCGGTACGCCGGAATATCAGCAATACCTGTCGGAGCAATGA
- the iscX gene encoding Fe-S cluster assembly protein IscX — MSLKWVDVQEIAIQLAEAHPEVNPLTVNFVKLRNLVMALPEFDDIPDRGGEKVLEAIQRLWIEEADD, encoded by the coding sequence ATGAGCCTGAAATGGGTTGATGTACAAGAAATCGCTATACAACTTGCTGAAGCTCATCCTGAGGTCAATCCTCTGACAGTGAACTTCGTCAAGCTGCGCAACCTCGTGATGGCGCTGCCGGAATTCGATGACATCCCGGACCGGGGTGGCGAAAAGGTTCTGGAGGCGATTCAACGTCTGTGGATCGAAGAAGCAGACGACTGA
- a CDS encoding RodZ family helix-turn-helix domain-containing protein, whose product MKAAHPEVVAANRVNPGETLRQARESNGWSLAEVALKLNLTSTSLANLEAGAFDKLPGHTFARGYIRAYAKLLGIDQTALVQAFDQYTGTDSQGSNVHGLGRIEEPTRVSHTILRIVSLLLLVAVIGGGFVWWQDQASQRNKDLTSNALEHVEVESADGTTQIHPLDEPEDQAVAESQAAPQAPAPVEQPAPDAGSAPAATAAVPAPAPAAPVTQAPAAAAPAQAPAPAAPAAPAISPPTTPALIAGDGRVQITFVADCWTQVTDGNGKVLFSGLKRKGDTLDQGGKPPLTLRLGFARGAQVAYNGQPVDVAPFTSGETARLKLGQ is encoded by the coding sequence ATGAAAGCCGCGCACCCGGAAGTTGTAGCAGCTAATCGCGTCAACCCAGGCGAGACCTTGCGTCAGGCCCGCGAAAGCAATGGTTGGTCGCTGGCGGAAGTGGCCCTCAAGCTCAATTTGACCAGCACCTCCCTGGCCAACCTCGAGGCTGGCGCGTTCGACAAACTGCCTGGGCACACGTTTGCCCGCGGCTATATCCGCGCCTATGCCAAATTGCTGGGCATCGACCAGACCGCGTTGGTCCAGGCGTTCGACCAGTACACCGGCACCGACTCCCAGGGCAGTAACGTCCATGGCCTTGGGCGTATCGAAGAGCCCACTCGGGTTTCCCACACGATTTTGCGCATCGTCAGCCTGTTGCTGTTGGTTGCGGTGATCGGCGGTGGTTTCGTCTGGTGGCAAGACCAGGCCTCCCAGCGCAATAAAGACCTGACCAGCAACGCCCTGGAACACGTCGAAGTCGAAAGCGCCGACGGCACCACCCAGATTCATCCGCTGGATGAGCCGGAAGACCAGGCGGTTGCCGAATCACAAGCTGCGCCGCAAGCGCCTGCCCCCGTCGAACAGCCGGCTCCAGACGCCGGCAGCGCACCTGCTGCGACTGCGGCCGTACCCGCTCCGGCTCCAGCAGCGCCGGTTACCCAGGCCCCTGCAGCAGCCGCTCCGGCACAGGCGCCAGCGCCGGCCGCACCGGCTGCGCCCGCCATTTCGCCGCCCACCACGCCCGCATTGATCGCCGGTGACGGGCGCGTACAGATCACCTTCGTTGCCGACTGCTGGACGCAAGTCACCGATGGCAACGGCAAAGTGCTGTTCAGCGGTCTCAAGCGTAAGGGAGATACGCTTGACCAGGGCGGCAAGCCTCCTCTGACGCTGCGTCTGGGCTTCGCCCGTGGCGCGCAAGTGGCCTACAACGGCCAGCCTGTGGACGTGGCGCCGTTCACCAGTGGCGAGACAGCTCGCCTCAAGTTGGGACAATAG
- the ndk gene encoding nucleoside-diphosphate kinase, translated as MAVQRTFSIIKPDAVAKNVIGEITTRFEKAGLKVVASKLKQLSKAEAEGFYAEHSARGFFGDLVAFMISGPVVVQVLEGENAIALNRELMGATNPKEAAAGTIRADFAESIDANAVHGSDSEAAAAREISYFFAATEVTAR; from the coding sequence ATGGCTGTTCAACGTACTTTCTCCATCATCAAGCCTGACGCTGTTGCAAAAAACGTCATCGGCGAGATCACCACTCGTTTCGAAAAAGCCGGCCTGAAGGTTGTAGCTTCGAAACTCAAGCAACTGTCCAAGGCTGAAGCTGAAGGCTTCTACGCTGAGCACAGCGCTCGTGGCTTTTTCGGCGACCTGGTTGCCTTCATGATCTCCGGTCCTGTTGTTGTTCAGGTTCTGGAAGGCGAAAACGCTATCGCTCTGAACCGTGAGCTGATGGGCGCTACCAACCCTAAAGAAGCTGCTGCCGGCACCATCCGTGCTGACTTCGCTGAATCCATCGACGCTAACGCTGTACACGGTTCGGACTCCGAAGCCGCTGCTGCTCGCGAAATCTCGTACTTCTTCGCAGCTACCGAAGTAACCGCTCGCTAA
- the hisS gene encoding histidine--tRNA ligase encodes MSKSLQAIRGMNDILPEQTPLWRYFESTVARLLDNYGYKQIRMPIVEFTELFKRSIGEVTDIVEKEMYTFEDRNGDSLTLRPEGTAACVRAVLEHGITGGGQTQKLWYIGPMFRHERPQKGRYRQFHQIGCEVFNLDGPDIDAELIVLTWRLWGQLGIRDAVKLELNSLGTSESRGRYRVALVEYLSAHLDKLDEDSQRRLKTNPLRVLDTKNADTQAVLVDAPKMADYLDEESRTHFEGLKARLDAAGIPYVINPKLVRGLDYYSKTVFEWVTDKLGAQGTVCAGGRYDGLVEQMGGKPTAGVGFAMGIERLILLLETLEQVPEEISRQVDVYLCAFGEAAELAALALSEKVRDQLPNLRLQINAGAGSFKSQFKKADKSGALYALILGDDELAQQVIGFKPLRGQGEQQNIAFDALAAHLATCVVQG; translated from the coding sequence GTGAGCAAGTCTCTGCAAGCCATTCGTGGCATGAACGACATCCTGCCGGAGCAGACGCCACTGTGGCGCTATTTCGAGAGCACGGTCGCGCGCCTGCTGGATAACTACGGTTACAAGCAGATTCGTATGCCGATCGTTGAATTCACCGAGCTGTTCAAGCGCTCCATCGGTGAAGTGACCGACATCGTCGAAAAAGAGATGTACACCTTTGAAGACCGTAACGGCGACTCCCTGACCCTGCGTCCGGAAGGCACCGCCGCGTGCGTTCGCGCTGTGCTGGAGCATGGCATCACTGGTGGCGGCCAGACCCAGAAACTGTGGTACATCGGCCCGATGTTCCGCCACGAGCGTCCGCAGAAAGGCCGTTATCGCCAGTTCCACCAGATCGGTTGTGAAGTCTTCAACCTGGACGGTCCGGACATTGACGCCGAACTGATCGTGCTGACCTGGCGCCTGTGGGGCCAGTTGGGCATCCGCGACGCGGTCAAGCTCGAACTCAACAGCCTGGGCACCAGTGAGTCCCGTGGCCGCTACCGGGTCGCCCTGGTGGAGTACCTGTCTGCCCACCTGGATAAATTGGACGAAGACAGCCAGCGCCGCCTGAAGACCAACCCGTTGCGCGTGCTTGATACCAAGAACGCCGACACCCAGGCCGTGCTGGTCGATGCGCCGAAAATGGCCGATTACCTGGACGAAGAATCCCGCACGCACTTCGAGGGCCTCAAGGCTCGCCTGGATGCGGCGGGTATCCCGTATGTGATCAACCCGAAGCTGGTGCGCGGCCTCGATTACTACAGCAAGACCGTGTTCGAATGGGTCACCGACAAACTCGGCGCCCAAGGCACCGTGTGTGCCGGTGGTCGTTACGACGGCCTGGTCGAGCAAATGGGCGGCAAGCCGACCGCAGGCGTGGGTTTCGCTATGGGCATCGAGCGGCTGATCCTGCTGCTGGAGACCCTGGAGCAAGTGCCCGAAGAGATTTCCCGTCAGGTGGACGTGTATCTTTGTGCTTTTGGCGAGGCCGCCGAACTGGCTGCGTTGGCCCTGAGCGAAAAAGTGCGCGACCAGCTGCCGAACCTGCGTCTGCAGATCAATGCCGGTGCGGGTAGCTTCAAGAGCCAGTTCAAGAAAGCCGACAAGAGCGGCGCGTTGTATGCGCTGATCCTCGGCGATGACGAATTGGCCCAGCAAGTGATAGGTTTCAAACCCCTGCGTGGTCAGGGCGAACAACAGAACATTGCCTTTGATGCGCTCGCTGCGCACCTGGCCACCTGCGTCGTGCAGGGTTGA
- the rlmN gene encoding 23S rRNA (adenine(2503)-C(2))-methyltransferase RlmN, which produces MTTSTVKTNLLGLTQPEMEKFFDSIGEKRFRAGQVMKWIHHFGVDDFDAMTNVSKALRDKLKAIAEVRGPEVVSEDISTDGTRKWVVRVASGSCVETVYIPQGKRGTLCVSSQAGCALDCSFCSTGKQGFNSNLTAAEVIGQVWIANKSFGSVPATVDRAITNVVMMGMGEPLLNFDNVIAAMHLMMDDLGYGISKRRVTLSTSGVVPMIDELAKHIDVSLALSLHAPNDALRNQLVPINKKYPLKMLLESCQRYMATLGEKRVLTIEYTMLKDINDKVEHAVEMIELLKNTPCKINLIPFNPFPHSGYERPSNNAIRRFQDQLHQAGYNVTVRTTRGEDIDAACGQLVGQVLDRTRRSERYIAVRELSAADDAPQSAANRN; this is translated from the coding sequence ATGACAACATCGACTGTTAAAACCAACCTGCTGGGTCTGACTCAGCCGGAAATGGAGAAATTCTTCGACTCAATCGGGGAGAAGCGTTTCCGTGCCGGTCAGGTAATGAAGTGGATTCACCACTTTGGCGTCGACGATTTCGACGCCATGACGAACGTCAGCAAGGCCTTGCGCGATAAGCTAAAGGCTATTGCTGAGGTGCGTGGTCCTGAAGTAGTCAGCGAAGACATCTCCACCGATGGCACCCGTAAGTGGGTGGTGCGCGTGGCGTCCGGCAGCTGCGTCGAGACCGTGTACATTCCCCAGGGCAAGCGCGGCACCTTATGCGTTTCGTCCCAGGCAGGCTGTGCCCTGGACTGCAGTTTCTGCTCCACCGGCAAGCAAGGCTTCAATAGCAACCTCACCGCCGCCGAAGTCATCGGCCAGGTGTGGATTGCCAACAAATCCTTTGGCAGCGTCCCGGCGACCGTCGACCGTGCCATCACCAACGTGGTGATGATGGGCATGGGTGAGCCGCTGCTGAACTTCGACAACGTGATTGCGGCCATGCACCTGATGATGGACGACCTGGGCTACGGCATCTCCAAGCGCCGTGTGACCCTGTCGACCTCCGGCGTGGTACCGATGATCGATGAGCTGGCCAAGCACATCGACGTTTCCCTGGCGTTGTCGCTGCACGCACCGAATGACGCATTGCGTAACCAATTGGTGCCGATCAACAAGAAGTATCCGCTTAAGATGCTGCTCGAATCTTGCCAGCGCTACATGGCGACTTTGGGCGAGAAGCGTGTGCTGACCATTGAGTACACCATGCTCAAGGACATCAACGACAAGGTCGAGCACGCGGTTGAGATGATCGAGCTGCTCAAGAACACCCCGTGCAAGATCAACCTGATTCCGTTCAACCCGTTTCCCCATTCTGGCTACGAGCGGCCGAGCAACAACGCCATCCGCCGTTTCCAGGATCAACTGCACCAGGCCGGCTACAACGTCACCGTCCGCACCACCCGCGGTGAAGACATCGACGCCGCCTGTGGCCAATTGGTAGGGCAGGTGCTGGATCGCACCCGTCGCAGTGAGCGTTACATCGCCGTGCGTGAGTTGAGCGCCGCCGACGATGCACCGCAAAGCGCTGCAAATCGAAACTGA
- the fdx gene encoding ISC system 2Fe-2S type ferredoxin, with protein sequence MPQIIFLPHAEHCPDGMVVEAETGKSILEVAHDNHIEIESACGGVCACTTCHCIIREGFNSLEEADELEEDFLDRAWGLEATSRLSCQAKVGTEDITVEIPKYSLNHAAEAPH encoded by the coding sequence ATGCCGCAGATCATTTTTCTGCCACACGCCGAGCATTGCCCGGACGGTATGGTCGTGGAGGCTGAGACCGGCAAGTCCATCCTTGAAGTCGCCCACGACAACCACATCGAGATCGAGAGCGCCTGCGGCGGTGTGTGTGCCTGCACCACCTGCCACTGCATCATCCGTGAAGGCTTCAATAGCCTGGAAGAGGCCGATGAGCTGGAAGAAGACTTTCTTGACCGCGCCTGGGGCCTGGAAGCGACTTCTCGCCTAAGCTGTCAGGCCAAGGTCGGCACTGAAGACATTACGGTCGAAATCCCGAAATATTCGCTCAACCATGCGGCCGAAGCGCCGCATTGA
- the ispG gene encoding flavodoxin-dependent (E)-4-hydroxy-3-methylbut-2-enyl-diphosphate synthase gives MHGESPIKRRVSRKIWVGSVPVGGDAPIAVQSMTNSDTNDVAATVAQINRLEAAGVDIVRVSVPDMDAAEAFGRIKQLVKVPLVADIHFDYRIALRVAELGVDCLRINPGNIGREDRVRAVVDAARDRGIPIRIGVNAGSLEKDLQKKYGEPTPAALVESALRHVEHLERLNFQDFKVSVKASDVFMAVEAYRLLAKEIVQPLHLGITEAGGLRSGTVKSAVGLGMLLAEGIGDTIRISLAADPVEEVKVGYDILKSLRLRSRGINFIACPSCSRQNFDVVKTMNDLELRLEDLLVPLDVAVIGCVVNGPGEAKEAHVGLTGGTPNLIYIDGKPSQKLTNDNLVDELEKLIRQKAAEKVAADAALIARG, from the coding sequence ATGCACGGCGAATCTCCAATCAAACGTCGCGTATCGCGCAAGATCTGGGTCGGCTCGGTGCCGGTGGGCGGCGATGCCCCCATCGCGGTGCAGAGCATGACCAACAGCGACACCAATGACGTGGCCGCCACCGTCGCCCAGATCAATCGTCTGGAAGCGGCTGGCGTGGACATCGTGCGGGTTTCCGTACCGGACATGGACGCTGCTGAAGCGTTCGGCCGTATCAAGCAATTGGTCAAGGTGCCACTGGTTGCCGACATTCACTTCGACTACAGGATTGCGTTGCGCGTAGCCGAACTGGGCGTGGACTGCCTGCGCATCAACCCGGGCAACATCGGTCGTGAAGACCGTGTGCGCGCTGTGGTCGATGCGGCCCGTGATCGCGGCATTCCCATCCGCATCGGCGTTAACGCCGGGTCGCTGGAAAAAGACCTGCAAAAGAAATACGGCGAGCCGACCCCTGCGGCGCTGGTCGAGTCGGCCCTGCGCCACGTTGAACACCTCGAACGCCTGAATTTCCAGGACTTCAAGGTCAGCGTAAAGGCTTCCGACGTGTTCATGGCCGTAGAAGCCTACCGCCTGCTGGCCAAGGAAATCGTACAGCCGCTGCACCTGGGCATTACTGAAGCGGGCGGTTTACGCTCAGGCACAGTGAAATCTGCGGTGGGTCTCGGTATGCTGCTCGCCGAAGGGATTGGCGATACTATCCGCATCTCTCTGGCGGCAGACCCCGTAGAGGAAGTGAAGGTCGGTTACGACATTCTCAAATCCCTGCGTTTGCGTTCCCGTGGCATCAACTTCATTGCCTGTCCGAGCTGCTCGCGGCAGAACTTCGACGTGGTGAAAACCATGAACGACCTGGAGTTGCGTCTCGAAGACCTGCTGGTGCCGCTGGATGTGGCGGTGATCGGTTGCGTGGTCAACGGACCGGGCGAAGCCAAAGAGGCACATGTGGGCTTGACCGGCGGTACCCCGAACCTGATTTATATCGACGGCAAGCCGTCGCAGAAATTGACGAATGACAATCTGGTGGATGAGCTGGAAAAGCTGATCCGCCAGAAAGCGGCCGAAAAGGTCGCCGCTGATGCAGCGCTGATCGCTCGCGGCTGA